In Leptotrichia buccalis C-1013-b, the genomic window CTTCGACAATTCTTGATATACTCATGTAATTTTGATATTTTCACTTTTTGCTTATACCAATTTTTAGAAAATTTCACTTTTCTTGATAATGATTTCTGCAATTTTTTCAATTCTTCTTCCAACATCCTAAAATATCTTGGATAATCAGCCCTTTGGTTTTCAGAACTGACAAATAATTCAGACATTGAAAAATCAAGCCCAATTACTTTATCGCTACTTGGTATTTTTTGAATTTCTTTTTCAAATTCTGTCAAAACAGAAACATAGTAATTTCCATTACTGTTTGTTAGTGTTACCGACTTTATTCTATAATTCTTTGGTATTTCTCTATGATATTTCAATTTCACTCTTTTCAATTTTGGCAAAACCAAATATTTATTTTCCTCAATTCGTATCGAATTATTCACACAATTTGTCGTGTAACTTTTAACACTAGTCTTTTTAGATTTGAACCTCGGAAACTTCGCTCTCTTCTGAAAGAAATTCGTAAACGATCGTTTTACATTTAATTGAGCATTTGAAAGTGCCAGACTGTCTACTTCTTTCAAAAATTGATTTTCACTTTTCAAACTGGCAGGTGTAATTATTTTATTTTTTCCAGTTTCTTCATAAATTTTATTCGCAGTGTACAAAATTGTATTGTAAACAAAACGAACACATCCAAAAGTCTTGTTTATCAATAATTTTTGATCTTTATTTGGATAAATTCTGTATTTGAATGCTAAATTATATTTCATGAAATTACACCTCCTTTTGATTTTGAATATTATTTTTAATTATTTCTTTAGAAATTCTATTATTAATGATTTCTCTTCGATATTTTATACAAAAATTGTATCATAGACGTATCCTTTTTTCAATTTTTTTACAAAAAAAGCAATTCATCTCCCACTTATAGAAAGCCTACGACTTCTTGCTATCTTTTTGTTAAATATACTAATCCATTTCAAATTCAATATAAACTGTTTTTGAAATATTTAGTTTTTTTGGAGAAATCACGATATTTCTTCTTGTCGCATTGTCAATGATTTCCTTATCACTTTTTTTCAATTGCATCATATTAGTTGCGTAATTTGCTTCATTGTAATAATTGTAGTTATAATCATAGTATGGCTGAATAACTCCGTTTGATTTATCTGTTATTGTGACAGGGTTCTTTAAATTTAAATCTGTTTTTCCAAGAATAACTTGAGCTTTTTTCAGAGCTTCCTTGTAGGCATTTTCATAAAGTTCATTTTCTAGCTGTTGCTTGTTGTCAATATCGTAGTCAATTTGCCCTGTTGTCCCAATTCCAAGAGAACTTGCTAGATTTATTATATTTCCTAGATTTTTCAAATCACGTGTTTCAATTTCCAATTTATGTGATACAACTTGAATATTTTTTTTCTTATTTACTTGCTTTTCAAGACTTATTTCCTTGTTGTCATATCCTGAAATCTTTACAAGGTTTTGAGAAATTCCAGCTCTTCCCAATTTTTGCTGTATTTCATTAAATTTTGCCATTGCATTCTGATATGCAATTTTATTTGTTGCTTCTTGAGATTCGATGTAAAAAACATATGTTCCATTTTTATTTCTGTTTAAAGAATAAATTTTTTCATTTGCAAGTACACTCATAAAATTTTTTAATGCATCAAGTGAAATGCTGCCTACTTCTACAGAAAGTTTTGTTTTGTATTCCTTTTTCCCTTTATTTTCTATAACTGTATCCCAGTTATATGATTCGTACGTTGAATACCCTGTAGACGAAATTTTATTATATTTTGTTCCTGTTTGAGCAAGAAGTTTTTTGTATCGTTCCAATATTTGAGAATTTTCTGCACCAGCTTTATCCAGACTTTCATTTTCAGTTTGAATTACAAGTCCAATTTTTGCAGAATTTGGAGCAATTTCTCTTTTTGCAACGCCTCTGACTTGTATTCTTTTTCCAGTAATTTCACCATCTGCAAATGACAATACTGAAAAAACTACCATAAGTAATACTATTATTTTTTTCATTTTAAAATCCTTTCTTTACATAGCACGCTAAACTATTATTTTAGTTTTCTATGAAATTAAATTTTTTATTTCATTTCATACATAACCGATATATTCTGTGTCAATTTTAACGGTTTTGGAGTATAGTCAACTGCGGCTCTTCCTGCTGCTTTCAACTTTCTCGCGTCCATACTATTAGTAGAATATGCCTCCATTGAAGGTGATGGTGCCGCCATCGCATCATAAGTCACTTCCCAATCCTGATCAATCCTGTCAATCATTTTTTGCTGAAATTCCACATCTTCACTTACAATAATCGGTGCCCCCAGCTTCATCTTACTTGAACGTAAAATACTTTCAGCTTTCTGTTTTGACTGATTATAAGCATCGTTATACATTTCTGACTCAATTTTATCCTTATTTGACAAATCAAAATTAATTGAACCGTTTATATTTATTTTATTATCGTTTGCAATTGAAATTATTGTATTTAAGTCTTTTATGTTCTTTGTTGTAATCACAAATTCATCTGTTACAAAATACACATCTTTTTTGTTTCTTTTATTCTCTGAATAATTTTCTTTAATTCTATAATCACTTAAAATAATATCCTTTTCAGGAATTCCAGCTGAAACTAATTTTCTTCTTGAAGTATTAAGTTTGTTAAATACTTTATCTAAAGCTCTTTCAACCGTTGTATCATTTTCATTTATACTAAACGCAAAAGAATCTTCATCAAAATTTTTCTGAATACTTTGAAGGTTATTTCCATCTTCCAGGTCAATTAATGTAGAAATTTTATTAAAATCTGTATTTTTTATGAGCATTGACATTTGGACATCATATGAAGTTGGCTTTTTGTCAGTTTTTTTCACATTTTTATTAGGCACTGTCTTTACATCGAGTATATCTTCATCATCATAATCTATTCCTTTTCTGTTATAAAAAGCTGTTGTTTCCAAATTTTCTAATGATATTTTCTTAGCTCTTAAATCATTTTTAAACTTTTCCACTTTTTTATTAACTTCATCCGTTGTCTTACTTAAATTTTCTCCTTTTTCTTCAATTTTAAAATTAATTCTTGCCAGATCGGGCATAATTTCTCTTTCCGAATTACCTGTAACACTTATTTTTCTCACAATATTCTCATTCGCCGCAAATGACAATATATTGACTAAAGAAAAAAGTGCAATTGCTATTCTTTTCATATCTTTCCTCCATTAACTTTAATTTATTATTTTTAAATTTTACATCCTTCGTATTAAGTATAGCATACATAAATTAAAAGTAAATGAGAGTTTTTATTTTTATTTCAAAATAAAATTAATCAAAAGAATTAAAACTTTTTATCCTTAATACCGTTTCTATTTTATAATGCGATTTAGTATTAGATTATTTTATTTAATTTATACTAAACCCCATTTAAATAATGAATTTATTACAAACTTTTCCAATAAAGGATAAAACCTAGTATTTCTAAAGAATTAAAATATAATTTTTTTGTTTTAATAAACCGACGGAGCTTTTATTTGTTCAACTACGACTGTTTGACGACTATAAGGAGGAGTTTCGGAGTTGGGCAAATAAAAGTCGTAGTCTAGCCATAGGTATTGCGTAGCAATCTTGCCACAATTTTAATTATTAGGATAAACCTTTACTGCAAGATAAGGATTTGCGGCAATGAGCAATCCTGCGAAAAAAAAGCAATTTGTATTCCAGATTAAAATATTGTATAATAAAAATATAAAAAGAACACAAATAGTTAATACATAAAACAGAATAAATATCTGACATAGATATTTAAAACAGAAGGAGATGATATGCAATGTTTAAGAAAATTTTACTTATGATTATACTTACTGTGGCAATTATAGGATGCAGTGCACGTGATATTGCCCTATGGAAAGAAGCGGAACAGGAGAGAAGAGAAGAAGGTAGAAGATGTTTTAAGAGGGCTAATGGTGAGTATTACTGCAAGGATAGATACGGAAACAGAGTCTATTAGATACATGTGACATGGAAAAGATAAGATGGATGAAAATGGTTTAAAAGCTATGAAATATATACAGAGAGGCAGGGGCTTCCCATACAGGGGAATGTACTCCTGTCTTTTTTTGAGTGAATATTCTATTTCTATGTCTATCTGATACTATTTCCCATTTAAATAATGAATTTATTACAAACTTTTCTAATTAATAAAGTATATAAACCTAATTTTTCAAGTAATTTAAGATATA contains:
- a CDS encoding SIMPL domain-containing protein codes for the protein MKKIIVLLMVVFSVLSFADGEITGKRIQVRGVAKREIAPNSAKIGLVIQTENESLDKAGAENSQILERYKKLLAQTGTKYNKISSTGYSTYESYNWDTVIENKGKKEYKTKLSVEVGSISLDALKNFMSVLANEKIYSLNRNKNGTYVFYIESQEATNKIAYQNAMAKFNEIQQKLGRAGISQNLVKISGYDNKEISLEKQVNKKKNIQVVSHKLEIETRDLKNLGNIINLASSLGIGTTGQIDYDIDNKQQLENELYENAYKEALKKAQVILGKTDLNLKNPVTITDKSNGVIQPYYDYNYNYYNEANYATNMMQLKKSDKEIIDNATRRNIVISPKKLNISKTVYIEFEMD
- a CDS encoding RNA-guided endonuclease TnpB family protein, translating into MKYNLAFKYRIYPNKDQKLLINKTFGCVRFVYNTILYTANKIYEETGKNKIITPASLKSENQFLKEVDSLALSNAQLNVKRSFTNFFQKRAKFPRFKSKKTSVKSYTTNCVNNSIRIEENKYLVLPKLKRVKLKYHREIPKNYRIKSVTLTNSNGNYYVSVLTEFEKEIQKIPSSDKVIGLDFSMSELFVSSENQRADYPRYFRMLEEELKKLQKSLSRKVKFSKNWYKQKVKISKLHEYIKNCRRDFLHKLSKKLSEAYNAVAVEDLNMKGMSQALNFGKSVGDNGWGMFLRMLEYKLIFSGKQFLKIDKWFPSSKTCSKCGNVKEELKLSERSYKCECCGIEIDRDYNAALNIKNIVKEMMEY
- a CDS encoding SIMPL domain-containing protein (The SIMPL domain is named for its presence in mouse protein SIMPL (signalling molecule that associates with mouse pelle-like kinase). Bacterial member BP26, from Brucella, was shown to assemble into a channel-like structure, while YggE from E. coli has been associated with resistance to oxidative stress.), with amino-acid sequence MKRIAIALFSLVNILSFAANENIVRKISVTGNSEREIMPDLARINFKIEEKGENLSKTTDEVNKKVEKFKNDLRAKKISLENLETTAFYNRKGIDYDDEDILDVKTVPNKNVKKTDKKPTSYDVQMSMLIKNTDFNKISTLIDLEDGNNLQSIQKNFDEDSFAFSINENDTTVERALDKVFNKLNTSRRKLVSAGIPEKDIILSDYRIKENYSENKRNKKDVYFVTDEFVITTKNIKDLNTIISIANDNKININGSINFDLSNKDKIESEMYNDAYNQSKQKAESILRSSKMKLGAPIIVSEDVEFQQKMIDRIDQDWEVTYDAMAAPSPSMEAYSTNSMDARKLKAAGRAAVDYTPKPLKLTQNISVMYEMK